The following are encoded together in the Apodemus sylvaticus chromosome 11, mApoSyl1.1, whole genome shotgun sequence genome:
- the LOC127696217 gene encoding cytochrome c oxidase subunit 7B2, mitochondrial yields the protein MMFPLARYALNYLKTPSILKVVGRQNHSKSPPDFHDKFGNMMLISGTTFCFAGYAIYMTQMGVEWNLSPVGRVTPKEWKNK from the coding sequence ATGATGTTTCCCTTGGCCAGATATGCACTAAACTATCTCAAGACTCCAAGCATTCTGAAAGTTGTGGGAAGACAGAACCACTCAAAGTCCCCACCAGACTTTCATGACAAGTTTGGCAATATGATGCTAATTAGTGGGACCACTTTCTGTTTTGCTGGGTATGCAATTTATATGACACAGATGGGAGTGGAGTGGAACCTGTCTCCTGTTGGCAGAGTTACCCCAAAAGAGTGGAAGAATAAGTAA